ttcaaaatcgcgtaattaatttaatttgcacaatatggaaattcaaataaattcaagttttgttttttcttttctttcaatttagaccCCATACTAAAGTTTAGACTCATAACCAGATACACGAATCTGCCATCCTGAGTTGTTTGGCAACGATGGCTATCAGAATAGCCCACAACCCTATGGGAATTGGGACTGCCCATGACCCTTTGGGAATTGGggctaacaataataacaactaGCCGACTTGACTCTTTCTCCCTCGACCCTCTGGGAATTGGGGAGATTTAAATTCTCTAACATAAAAACTCTATGGCATGCTAACTATATCTGATTTAGTCTAACTTAGTGAAACGGGgtaaaaaccaaatttcatgatccatttcaattctattttcatataattctcATTTCAATTCTGTTTCATATTCAAATCACATATCGCCTAATGTAAAATAGGCTTCCAATTtgaaacatattaaatattttcttgcttAATCACCTAAAATCATAATACTCAAATCCAAATCATAACCATGAATTCGCTAATTTAGTCCTATGAAAACATAGTATTCAtctcaaacataattttataaatattaactaaattattcaaGCTCATCCAAagctcataaaaataaaataaaataaaataaaataaatataactagtgttaaattaaatattttaaagctttatgtaatgaaaataagatattagCACAAACCGAAGTTTTAATCGCTCTACTCCTTTTCTTCGTCTTTCTTCTTCAAGATGTTCGCTTCATTTTTAGCTACAATAGGAGCAATTCAATACGAAACAACATTATTTATccattctaaaactaaaactaataaaaacaaacttaaaatgcATGATTATTCATATTGATAACTTAACTTTTCTAGTTCgaaattcacatatctttcgACTCGATTATCCGTTTTTAATTCTGTCTTCACCAGAGTACTCACTGCTTCACAAGTTATCATTTAGCATCAATATTACACAAAGTGACCAATGTTCTCTACTTCCCCTTTAACATGgccaaatataccaaataaacttttcttccatttttgtttcttttttacaCTTCTAACAAGCTAGAATTCATCTTCTAATAATTTCCTATCCAAAAATATACCTATTTCACTTAAGTTTTCTAAGCTTCCATCAATGTCCTTTAATGACGATTTCTaaaatacttgataaaatcaaaactattggtatatatatgtaaagtaagcttcaaagattcaaaatctataaaaaattttgaagaaaaatcatACCTTAAGcttaaaattgaaggaaaatgattaaagcttttttttccccaaactttggtgatatacatatatattataatatttaataaattactattattttaaataaaatgttaaataataattatttaatgaaaatatgatttaaagTCATCAtgaaacttttgattttttaagtaatagtaaaattgccattaagtccttttcatcaaaattaaataggATACTTACactttagtctctatacttttctaacttattcaatttaatccacgAACTCGATCTTTGAATTTTAACTTAACCACGTAGTCCTACTAATAATCCTCTGTGTTTTCATGTCtaacaattttctctaaaaacgATCACAATTTCTTAtactactatttatttatagattacTTATTCAAAGACTTCTaccataaatattctttttttttaagtggGGATGTTACAAGAAGTCCCTTCCTTGTAACTCAATGTCATCATTCTCTTAAGCATGAACAACTTGTTATTGTCGGACTTTCAAACATACAAGTTTTCAAGCTTGTTCTATAATGTGCATTTATGTGTCTTTTGATCAATATGGTTATAGACATTCTCTTCAACAAATTACTAAATAAAACCACACACCTGCTGATGCTCAAATTCCCACTCCTCATTAGTTTTCGACTTAGGTTTTTTAGTAGCAAAAATGGGAAGGTGCAAAGCTTTCACAAACAAAAGATCTTTCATCTTGTTTTGCCAAAGTTAATAATTTCTGTCATTCAAAATAACCATCTTACTAGTGCTAATTTCCATGATTACCGAACACAAGAACCTAGCTCTAATATCAGTTTGTTGGGATGAAACAATGCGGAAGCGCAATTGATATTCTTTCGCtctagaaaaattaatttgataattatggcAAATCCAATAACACAGTATATCAACAATCAATACAAATCAACCACAATatcacaagaaaaaaataataaatcgaGACACATTTTTACATGGAAAACCCCTGTAAAGCAATGGGTAAAAACCACAGGACTTTGAAAATCCACAAAAAATTCCACTATAATCAAAGTCTTGCTACAATATCACAATCAAGTCAAATAAAGAGTATACAACTCAAATAAGGCTATCAATAAATAATCTCAAGCAAACTTTAAGAGAGAAGTTGAGAATATCACAAAAAATAGGTTGACTTTGAAAGTCGAAAATCTGAAGCTATAGTATTCgaaacaaaaatcaaacctTACACTTTACAAATATTTGAGTCTACTAGCTACCGTAAAAGAATAACTCTAATGGACACCAAGTGAACCTCCAATCAAAAAAAAATACGAAAGTTGGTCTTTGGAAAAGAAACTAATTTTCTCTtccacttttctttctttttcattcactCATGGCACAAACTTTTCACCATAAAAAAAGTTACTGTCACCACACTTGTATATACACGTAAGGCAAACAAATAGATGGGCTCCCACTGCCCAACAGTTATACATTGGCTGCTTCTGCTGccttataaaaataacattgttaGCTTATTGGGGTAACTTGTATGCCGTTTGCCAATTTTGAATACCacactaaacaaaaaaaaagttagagaccaaatgaaagaaaagtgtCAAATTTGTGATGATTTCCTTTATCATCATTCAACGACTATCAGGAACTAAAGTCCTCACATTCAACTTGATGTTGTACTGTCGCCACAAAAGGTGGCTTTGGTGTAACATCTTCCTCCTCCTCTAGTAAGGAATGTGTCGATGGGAAGCCCTTGCTAATATGGTCATATTTACCACATGTAAAGCAAATACTTGGAAGACATTCACATTCAACACATTGAACctcatttttagttttaatatttgaaaataatagtaGGTGTAGATAAACACAAACGACCATCCTTACAAACCTACCTCTTATTccattatttgcattacaatcAATCTTAATAACTTGACCTATAATGCTCCTAATGATTCTAAGAAACTCTTCTTGTACATTACACTCGACAAACTTGGTAGTCTAATCCAGACAACCACATTATGCGGATGACCCTGGATTGTAAAAAATGATGGTGTCCATGTCTGCACATTAAGTATTGTCCAAATACTACCCACGGACCATCGACCAGAAGTTTCAGATAATCATTCTCATCCTAAAATTTAACTGAACAGTAATCATTCTTCAAACCCAATAAATGTCAATTTACTCTCACCCGTTAATGCCAGTCCAAGTAAACTCCACATTGTTGATGGCATCAACAAAAAATACCATGTGTTGTGTAGCAATTGAATACCTAATTATTTTAACGTTGTTACAAAAATTGGACGGAACCTTGTGACAGAGTGTAACTTTAGGTACCAAAGTAAActtaaaaaaaggttaaataccaaagtggaaaatgaaaaataacttGAGGGCTAAATcgtgaataaaaattaaattaaaagggccaacaaacaaaaccctaaaatccaaaCTTAGAGATCCTTCTCTTCAAGCTTGTTTTCAATTCAAAGGCCAAAAAGCCGCACGCGAAACCCTCTTCCACTGCAACCATGGTAAATTTCTAATCGTCGTTTCCTCTTTCATGCTTTATGCCCGATATTTACAGTTTCATTCTTTTTCAGGCTCTTTTTGTAATCTTGTTCATTTAGTAAAATCTGAATCGTGCCGTTGTGTTCTGTCCGGTTTTAGGTTCTGCAAAACGACATTGATTTGTTGAATCCGCCAGCTGAGCTCGAGAAAAAGAAGCACAAGCTCAAGCGTCTCGTTCAATCCCCCAATTCATTCTTCATGGTAGTTAACCTACCTTTCATTGCTTTCGTATTCTGATTTGTTGTATATGTTGGATtaatttgcttcttttttttttgctgaatCTCAAAGGATGTGAAATGCCAAGGCTGCTTCAACATGTAAGTTCACATTTGATTTTAgaatttcgattttttttaaaactcatgaTAATGAATTAGGTTTGTTTTACAACTTGTGAATTATCATTCTTAGTAAAAGATTaataatgttaagttatttaataaaattaaatttttttataattataattattatggtTATGCATAATTGAAAAATCGGAATTAAAGGGGTCTTTTGGATCAATTGAATCGGGAATCGGAGTCAAGTTTGGTTCAATATATCTTTGATTGCAAATTTAGAGAActgatgaaaaaaattgtttgaaccATGAAAAATACTAGATATAAGCTTTTGAGATTTGAACcttttaccatttgatttatattaaaatccatATTGTTTAGctaaatgtatatttatatatatcaagtTCAATTAGCCTCACTGGTTGAATCAATGATTTTGAATTCTCACCGGTTTGATTTCTGATTTGGTGTTTTTACAAATTACAATGGTTGCAATGACATCCTTCAAAGTGAAgtgtattgaattgaaatttgtgCAGGGTGTTTCGGATTCTTATTCTTATGGGTTATGCTTGTGTGTTTTGTTGTTTGGCAGAACGACAGTATTTAGCCATTCTCAAACAGTGGTGGTGTGCGGTAATTGCCAGACTGTTCTATGCCAGCCAACTGGTGGTCGAGCTAGACTCACCGAAGGTTGCTCTTTCAGGAAAAAGGGTGACTAATTCTCGCAGTCTGAGGTTGGAAGACGAGTTTTGATTTGTATGTTTCTTCCCTTCTCTTGATGTGTTAAATTGGTCTTCAATTAAGTAGCAATGTCAATGATTTAGAAATGACCATATTGGTTTTTAATGGATGCATTGAGTTCTACATTTGGTCGATTCTCTTTACTGGTTTTAGGTAGAAATTTCCATCTTTTCTTTCAAGCATTCGTATCTAACCAGAACTCTAGATCCCAAATCCTAAACTTATCGAAAGTTAGAGATTAGTGAAGAACATTTTGTATTTTCGGTGCAGGTGAATCTTCGACAATGTGATGTTAATTGGAGCAATGTTTCTTAGTTTGAAAATGCCATCTTGCAAAGGTTAACCTGCAAAGAAGTTACATCTAGAGGCGATGACTGTTAAATGAGGTTTTAGTGAGTTATCATTTCCTTGAGAATCAAGTAATCTATTTCGAAACTTTTAACCGTAATAGTGTTCGCTGTTAGCACAATTTTAGCACTCTACTTGGTGTTTTAGACGCATCGAATGATGCATTTTTTTTCCCTCTGTTGTGTTgctgtttgttattttttatattgtgaGGCTTTGGTCGAATTAAACAGATACTTGGTGACACACATCGGAAGGTAGTGCTATTCATCTGAGTCATTTCTccgaaaattatttaaatttattataaactcAAATcggtttttttcttaaaaaaaagaagaagaaaactatACCATAGCCTCATCAAAGGAGAGATTGGCTTTTATTTGCTTAACTCgtagttaatttagtaaaatttgaatatgatatAATGTGCAAcacatttaaaagaaattggaaaaaaataaagatgagaGAATCTATAAAATCAATCATTGTGGTATTAGGGTTTGAGTTatttattgaagaaaaaaatgctTTGTATTGATTAAAAAAGtcaattttagtattatatccAAGTTATGAATTTTGAAGGAAATACTATTATAAATAGAAGACACAACTAACTTATGTTCAAAtgccatttaatttaaaacaaattagagatgcattattttaattaaattgttccAATTAATTTGATGATACCAATAAATCATCGTCAAAAGTTGTAAGTTTTAGATTTTAGGAATAGTACATTGACTTGATTGCAAAGAATGAtagttttcaaagaaaataaagtgaacACAACAGTGTGGATTGTTGAAGAAGTTATTACCATCAATTAACACGAAAAGCGAAGATTTGATTTAGATAATTTAAGAAAAGGAGAATAAGTTTTGAATGATAGTTactaaatcaattaatcaaaagtatatgattttttttgcaaGTATAAGTTAAAATTGAGTTGGGGATGATGTTGTAGAGGTAAAAACCAAGGAATGGAGTGAGAGTAGTGGGGTGATCGACGATCCTTACCTTATCACACCTATTTTCTCTCTCCCCAATCCTTTCGTCATCTTCCTTGCGCTATAAATCAAAGCAAAACACTATTATAGGAGCTCAAAATCTCAATTTGTCTCCATTTTTATTTGCAATGCCACCACCAACAGCTACCCTCTCTgttccttcatcttcttctccatCTCTCTTCCCCCTTTCTTCCTTCTCTTCCTCCAATAATCCCCATGTCAGCAGCTTCTGCCCCGCCCCCCACTCTCCCCAAATTCCCTTCCCTCTCCAAGCCCAAAACCCCTCTTCGCAACCTCCCCCCTCTCTCCGCCGTTTCCATCGAGAAAGAAACCCTCATCTCCGAGCGCCCCCACACTTTTCTCCGTGAAGCCGACGGAGGAGATGACGGTTCCGTCAGGTCTCGCTTCCAGCGCATGATATTGGAGGCCCAGGAAAGCGTGTGCGCTGCCCTCGAGGCTGTTGACGGAGCTGGCAAGTTCAAGGAAGACGCTTGGACGAGGCCTGGTGGCGGTGGGGGTATTAGTAGGGTGTTGCAAGACGGTGCTGTTTTTGAAAAGGCTGGTGTTAATATCTCCGTTGTTTATGGTGTTATGCCTCCTGAAGCTTATCGAGCTGCCAAGGCTGCTGCCGATGATCAGAAGCCCGGTCCCGTTCCTTTTTTCGCAGCAGGAATCAGCTCGGTAATTCACtgtttcccattttattttcttgatttttggtcaattccATTGAAAGATCCAAATGTGATAATACTGTATTTCGGTGTTTTTTCAGGTTTTGCATCCAAAGAACCCGTTTGCTCCTAcattgcattttaattataGATATTTCGAAACTGATGCTCCTAAAGGTACTTAATTTATCCATTATTATTTgctgttgctgctgctgctgctgctgctgctgctgctgaaATGGTAGTTTAGAAGGATATGAATGCATTTCTTTTCATTGGCAATTCAGTAGCAATGAATATATGCTTTATAGTTTGCTTTCTTACCTGTTCTTCACAAACAAAAAGAGGGATAGTTTgttgatgaaattattaaatttgcgTTACTTACCTCAGTTGCTTTCACTGTACATTGTCATTGTGCATAGCATTAGTCTTTTTCGTGCATTCGGACTCTTCATTTTTATTGAAGTATTCGTGTTCAACACCCATGCCCAAGACTTATTCAGACATGGGTCCAAAGACCCTCCAAATACAAGCAAATATTTGAAAGAATCGAACATGCTTGTGTTAAAGACATATCTGAGTCTGACACTCACATTAGAGTCCAAGTAACATGGGTTTATTTTGCGACTCGTCTTTGAAATGTGCAGATACTCCTGGAGCACCTAGGCAATGGTGGTTTGGTGGTGGAACTGATTTGACTCCAGCTTACATCTTTGAGGAGGATGTCAAGCACTTCCATTCAGTAAGttggatttttctttctttcttatgccctttttcttctttaattctACCCCCAGTAAAGCTTGAAATATCTGCATTTAACAGGATTGAGAGACCAAGGAGGTTCACAAGTTAAATTAGTTCAAATATTGGTGGTTTCcatttgataaagtaaaatttcaagaaattcaaatatttgaataGACCTTTTTATTTGAACATCTTACTAAATATTGTTTACAGATTTACTGGAAAGCACATGGATGAAATCCTTTAAAGTGTAGTAACTTCTGTTCCTTTTTAGGTTTTAGTATAACTTGGTACGTCAATTGGAGACTAACGTTTCTACTACCATTGGATTGCACATGCCAATCTTAAAAGATAACctgcaaaatttttattcctATTGCAGTAGATATGTATGTAGAGATCATTAATTCTAGcttgtaaaatattatttggacAATGAAATATGTTTCTGGATGTTCTTTTGCTGATGTTGGCTTTCATTTTTAGATACAAAAAAAGGCCTGTGACAAGTTTGATCCATCCTTTTATCCTCGATTCAAGAAATGGTGCGATGACTATTTTTACATTAAGGTATGGTTTTACCAGATCTTTTCAGTGTCATACATGATGTTCCATAATTTATTTTCCCCTGTTTTAGAGTTTTATAGCATTTGAATTaacaaacatagaaaatattgCCAGTCAATGCGTGACACTGTGATTATTGCTTTGTCATTTTTGCTCCATGATAATATTACTAATTATGTTTCATATTGGGGAAAGAGTCTTAAGAGTGTTGTGTCAGAAACAGTGTAATGGTTATCACTATTGTCAAGGCATGCACCAAGGTGGTAGGGTGCAGTGCAAACCAACTGAAGCACCTTCCATCAATTGGGTGAGATCACCCGAGATTAGGCACACTCCTTTTGCACTAagcatgtttttatttttaaggtgaaTGGTGCACAACAAGCTTACCTTGACTTATATGCCTCTTTGGATTCCTTAGTTTGTAATCTTTTATTAcctatatatttaatatgtgCTATATTGGGAAGAATAAAAAATGGGGGTATTATACTTAATGCACaacgtttttttttctttttggtgaaattgaaatgatttgGGTAACTATGAAACAGTCATCTACATTAAAGATAACATCAGTAGCTTGTTTGGTGATCATAAATGTTCTAAAggctttctttatatataattatttcctCTTGTTGACCATTCTCATAATTTCACCTTTTCCTccatttaattatgaatttaattattaaactcTATGTTTACTTTTAATGCTATATGCAGCATCGAGGTGAAAGACGAGGGCTCGGGGGAATATTTTTTGATGATCTAAATGACTATGATCAAGAGATGCTTCTTTCATTTGCCACTGGTAATTCCTCAAGACTCAGATTAATTTTGAGTGTTCCCCGCCTAAAGGAAGCAACTCTAGTGGGTTTGTGTTTTTTAATGTACCAATTTACTATCAATTTGCAGAATGTGCGAATTCTGTGGTTCCTGCATACATACCAATCATAGAGAAAAGGAAGGATACACCATTCAATGAGAGCCAAAAAGCATGGCAACAGCTGCGAAGGGGCCGCTATGTAGAATTCAACTTGGTATTGAACTGATCAATTACTAAACTAGAGAGATTGGaaatcttaaatttctcttaaaatatgggctttaaattatatttcatttgttaatgTAAGGTCTATGATCGAGGTACTACATTCGGACTGAAAACTGGAGGTCGAATTGAAAGTATTCTTGTTTCTCTCCCTTTATCTGCACGATGGGAATATGATCATGTAAGCTTCCTTCCCTTTTCAGtccaagttttaaaaaaaaattgacatagTTCTTTGTAAATATTCACTGTGATATATTACCAAGAAGCTGTAACTTATAATAGAGGGTCTTTTTCTTTGTATGACATACAGAAACCAGAAGAGGGAAGTGAAGAGTGGAAACTGTTAGATGCCTGCATCAATCCTAAGGAATGGATCTGATACTTCTGGTTGAGTTTCTTTCAATCCTTTCGAAAATTCCCATTGGttcctttatttttaagatGCTCTTCTTTTAGGGAGTGTCTTCTTGCAGTAGTAGTTGTAAGTTTTAGCTTCATGGATTTGTTGTATTAATGCAAATCACGTGAATGTAATTGGATGCCCTATAATACGCATTGCTTAGAGTTAAGAGGTCTAACAGTTGCAAATGGATTGTGTATCTGTTAACATATTTGTGTTCTATTTTGGCCTGACATCTTTGTGTTATTAACGTGAGGATCTTTTCATAAGGCTCCatcaatttcattaataattatcaATCTATCACTGTCCAACACTATATGCAGTATAATAGATCCATCAATATTAACGATGGACACATAGCAGTTAATAGCTTCATCCACAAAAGGTTGGTTGACTAGTTCGTTGTAAAAGTCAACTATGTCTTGAAATAGTCAAAAGAAAAGATGATCCAAGATAATATACCATATTTCTGAACTTTCTTTCACCTATAGAATGGCATATCCACAAAAGACTTTGATGAACAGTGAAGATTACCGAATTCAGAAAGAATTTCCCTGAACTCCCCAAACATGATGGCATGACTCTTATTGTTGTGTTGAATTTTGATCTGGCCAATCGAGGAACTTGTACCCAAGAAGTGAAGGTGGTAGATATGACAGAGTTGACGATGATGGGTTATCAGGGGGATATATATAATCCTTTCCATATCCAAGTTCCTTCATAAGCTTGGTTGGTGCATTCCTTAAATGAAGCGGCACTCCCTCGTTCTGTCCTACAGATTCCCGAACAACCTTCTGTGCAGCTCCGATGGCTCGATACACTGAGATAGACTTAGGAGCCAAAGCCAAGTAAGCAGCACATTGTGCAAGAATCACATTGCACTCTGGCATGCCCAAGAAATGACAAGCTTGATAGCAGGCAACAGCTTGGTTTAGGGCTAATGGATCAGCCAACCCAACATCCTCACTGGCAAACCTTATTAGTCTTCGTGCAATATATAGAGGCTCTTCACCTCCTTCCAGCATTCTTGCCAACCAATAGATTGCTGCATCCGCGTCGCTTCCTCGCATTGACTTGTGGAGGGCACTGATCAAATTGTAATGCTCTTCCCCTGCTTTGTCATATGCAAGATGCTTGCATTGGAGAGCTTCTTTAACATCATCCACTGTAACAACTGCTTCATCATTTTGTTCTAGTTGATTATCAGCCACTCGAGCAGCCGCCGTGGTGGCAGCGATTTCCAAAGCATTCAATGCCACACGAGCATCACCATCACAATTCATGGACAAAAAATCAATAGCATCATCCTTAACATCGACCCTCATGCCTACGCTCTGAGACAATCCCTTCTCATTATCATTAACTGATCTCTTCAAAAGAGTTTCAATATGATGGGGTTTTATAGGATTCAATGTTAGAACCCTACACCTAGACAACAATGGTGTAATCAAATGAAACGAAGGGTTCTCAGTGGTTGCCCCCATAAACACAATGCTTCCATCTTCAATCACAGGCAAGAAAGAATCCTGTTGTGATTTATTAAACCTATGAACTTCATCAACAAAAAGCAGAGTCCTCTTATTATTCTTAACCCTCATTTTCCTAGCTTCCTCAACAGCATCTCTAACATCCTTAACCCCACAAGTAACAGCAGATAAAGATACGAATCGATAAATAGACCGGTCTTGAGCCGAGTTAATAATGGATTTAGCAATGGAAGTCTTACCAGTACCAGGAGGACCCCAAAAAATAATGGAAGGGATTCTATTGCGATCAATAGCAGAATGGAGAAGAGAATTGTTACCTAGAATGTGTTCTTGACCAACAACTTCGAAAACAGTACGAGGACGCATCCGTTCCGACAAAGGTTCATGGGTTCGATCGGTTTTGCCTAGTTGAATGGTGGGTTTGGGATGTTGCAACTTTTGACGTTTGTTATGGTGCGGAGATGGGGTGGTGGAATCATCATCTGGGTCGTGTTCGGGTACAGTATGGATGCTTGGGGCGGTGGCAGTGGGTTCAGGAGATGAAGGGGAAGTGGAAAGCTTGGTGTGAAGATGGAAGAAGCGGTCGAGTTTTGGTTGAAAGGGAGGAGGAGAGGGGTTTGGGTTCTGGTTCGGGTTTGGATTGGAGGATTTGTGGGAAAGGATCCATTCGGTGGCTTTGAGGGTGGATTTGCCGCCGGTGGCCGCTAGAGCCTGTGCTGCTAATTCACTTGAGAATCCCATGCTTAAGAGCTGCTCCATCTCCATCGGAATCCGGCACAGCACTGGAACTGTAAAATAAAAGGAACCCTTTTGTCTGAGTGAAATAAATCTATTTATCTTCCATTTGTAGAATACAATAGGCACTAGCTAGGCCCCAAGTCAGCCTCCTCCCATTTCCCTATTGGCCCGAGtctctttatatttatttgtatttaattggGAGTGCAGACTGAGACAGGGCCTAAAGAGTGATGGCACACCGCCTTTCAAGTCCTCTCTACCGCCGCCTCTCTTCTTCATTTAGCACCGCCACCAAAGGCAAAGTTCCTCTTCTTTACAAAAGCCCAGAGATCAACGAAGACAACGGAAATGAAGCCGTGACACTCCAAGTCCTTTCATGGGGCAGGGGAGCATCAGGCCAACTAGGTGGTGGCATTGAAGAAATCAGAATATACCCATCTCCAGTAGCCAATCTCCTCTTTCCCCATGCTTCCTTTTCCCTCTCCCCAACCCCAggcaaaacccaaaaccaagaTCAAAAGGATCAAACTTTGCATTCGGTTGGGATATCATGCGGGTTGTTCCATTCGGGTTTGGTTGTCGGCGGCAAGTTGTGGATGTGGGGCAAAGGTGATGGAGGTCGTCTCGGTTTTGGTCATGAAAATCCTGCTTTTGTGCCTACTTTGAACCCTCACTTGGATT
The Gossypium raimondii isolate GPD5lz chromosome 8, ASM2569854v1, whole genome shotgun sequence DNA segment above includes these coding regions:
- the LOC105790537 gene encoding uncharacterized protein LOC105790537, with product MEMEQLLSMGFSSELAAQALAATGGKSTLKATEWILSHKSSNPNPNQNPNPSPPPFQPKLDRFFHLHTKLSTSPSSPEPTATAPSIHTVPEHDPDDDSTTPSPHHNKRQKLQHPKPTIQLGKTDRTHEPLSERMRPRTVFEVVGQEHILGNNSLLHSAIDRNRIPSIIFWGPPGTGKTSIAKSIINSAQDRSIYRFVSLSAVTCGVKDVRDAVEEARKMRVKNNKRTLLFVDEVHRFNKSQQDSFLPVIEDGSIVFMGATTENPSFHLITPLLSRCRVLTLNPIKPHHIETLLKRSVNDNEKGLSQSVGMRVDVKDDAIDFLSMNCDGDARVALNALEIAATTAAARVADNQLEQNDEAVVTVDDVKEALQCKHLAYDKAGEEHYNLISALHKSMRGSDADAAIYWLARMLEGGEEPLYIARRLIRFASEDVGLADPLALNQAVACYQACHFLGMPECNVILAQCAAYLALAPKSISVYRAIGAAQKVVRESVGQNEGVPLHLRNAPTKLMKELGYGKDYIYPPDNPSSSTLSYLPPSLLGYKFLDWPDQNSTQQ
- the LOC105790539 gene encoding LOW QUALITY PROTEIN: oxygen-dependent coproporphyrinogen-III oxidase, chloroplastic (The sequence of the model RefSeq protein was modified relative to this genomic sequence to represent the inferred CDS: inserted 2 bases in 1 codon), translating into MPPPTATLSVPSSSSPSLFPLSSFSSSNNPHVSSFCPAPXTLPKFPSLSKPKTPLRNLPPLSAVSIEKETLISERPHTFLREADGGDDGSVRSRFQRMILEAQESVCAALEAVDGAGKFKEDAWTRPGGGGGISRVLQDGAVFEKAGVNISVVYGVMPPEAYRAAKAAADDQKPGPVPFFAAGISSVLHPKNPFAPTLHFNYRYFETDAPKDTPGAPRQWWFGGGTDLTPAYIFEEDVKHFHSIQKKACDKFDPSFYPRFKKWCDDYFYIKHRGERRGLGGIFFDDLNDYDQEMLLSFATECANSVVPAYIPIIEKRKDTPFNESQKAWQQLRRGRYVEFNLVYDRGTTFGLKTGGRIESILVSLPLSARWEYDHKPEEGSEEWKLLDACINPKEWI
- the LOC105790541 gene encoding 40S ribosomal protein S27-2, whose protein sequence is MVLQNDIDLLNPPAELEKKKHKLKRLVQSPNSFFMDVKCQGCFNITTVFSHSQTVVVCGNCQTVLCQPTGGRARLTEGCSFRKKGD